One segment of Bradyrhizobium sp. CB2312 DNA contains the following:
- a CDS encoding copper resistance CopC family protein encodes MQPSRLIPVASLLLLVTAAEVRAHAFLDHAEPRVGNKVATPPRQVTLWFTQKLEPAFSSVTVTGPGGQRVDTGKARVSGEQMSVSLKPSGTGTYHVNWRVLSVDTHTTDGSFTFQVGQ; translated from the coding sequence ATGCAACCCTCACGTCTGATTCCGGTCGCCTCGCTGCTGCTCCTGGTCACGGCCGCTGAAGTCAGAGCACATGCGTTTCTCGACCACGCCGAGCCGCGCGTCGGCAACAAGGTCGCGACGCCGCCGCGTCAGGTGACGCTCTGGTTCACTCAAAAGCTGGAGCCCGCTTTCAGCAGCGTCACCGTCACCGGGCCAGGTGGCCAGCGGGTCGATACTGGCAAGGCTCGTGTCAGCGGCGAGCAGATGTCGGTCTCGTTGAAGCCGAGTGGCACCGGAACGTATCACGTGAACTGGCGCGTGCTGTCGGTTGACACACATACGACCGATGGCAGCTTTACCTTCCAGGTCGGCCAATAG
- a CDS encoding MFS transporter, whose translation MSSTSLIVTDRSLALTEPKAVGAQGSTKVLAASSLGSGLVFVSSAVVTVALAAIGRDMRLSPLDLQWVLNAELLPLAALTLVAGALGDRFGQKRIFLAGIALYGLGATAIGFAPSFAPLIVGRFLQGLGEALILPNGLSVLGQAFPADKKARAVGIWSAAAAVASGIAPAIAGAILDHGSWRTTFLMLLPVVAGALAIGTAWIPKDSPTSHARIDIGGAVFSTVGLGGLGAGLTSLTNGSGVNFWVLVTLIVGLGGLACLIVTERRLGDNAMLPPSLFASRSVIGANLFTALLYGAFTVVLTLIPFVMIRGAHLPTLVAGLAFIPLQVLITVISPLAGMLCRGFGRRLPLFAGGAVVALGCAMALRVSSNATYWADIFPPILLLALGMSLTIAPLTTLVLTSVESDRAGTASGVNSAVSRAGSLFAIALLGGVLQQGGPRLFSGFHMAMAVAAVACVLATLAVFIIEPGRHVDFIPRD comes from the coding sequence GTGAGCAGCACGTCCCTGATCGTGACCGACCGCAGCCTGGCGCTCACCGAGCCTAAGGCTGTTGGCGCACAGGGCAGCACGAAGGTGCTCGCCGCGTCGAGCCTGGGTAGCGGCCTCGTGTTCGTCAGCAGCGCCGTCGTCACCGTCGCGCTCGCGGCGATTGGCCGAGACATGCGCCTGTCGCCACTCGACTTGCAGTGGGTGTTGAACGCCGAGCTCCTGCCGCTCGCAGCCTTGACCTTGGTCGCCGGCGCCCTGGGTGACCGGTTCGGACAGAAGCGGATCTTCCTCGCCGGGATCGCTCTCTATGGCCTGGGCGCTACCGCGATCGGGTTCGCGCCGAGTTTCGCCCCACTCATCGTCGGCCGCTTCCTGCAAGGCTTGGGCGAAGCCTTGATTTTGCCCAACGGCCTGTCCGTGCTTGGGCAGGCCTTTCCCGCCGACAAAAAAGCACGTGCGGTCGGCATCTGGTCCGCCGCCGCGGCTGTCGCCAGCGGCATCGCGCCCGCAATCGCCGGCGCGATCCTCGATCACGGCTCCTGGCGGACGACCTTTTTGATGCTCCTGCCCGTCGTCGCCGGCGCGCTGGCTATCGGTACCGCGTGGATACCCAAGGACTCCCCGACCAGCCACGCCCGGATCGACATCGGTGGCGCGGTCTTTTCGACAGTCGGGCTCGGCGGGCTGGGCGCGGGGCTGACCAGCCTGACCAACGGTTCCGGTGTGAATTTTTGGGTGCTCGTCACCCTAATCGTCGGTCTGGGCGGCTTAGCCTGCCTCATCGTGACCGAACGGCGATTAGGCGACAACGCCATGCTGCCCCCGTCCCTCTTCGCCTCGCGGTCGGTCATCGGCGCAAACCTGTTCACCGCGCTCCTCTACGGAGCGTTCACGGTCGTGCTAACCTTGATCCCGTTCGTGATGATCCGGGGCGCGCACCTGCCGACGCTGGTGGCGGGCCTGGCCTTCATTCCCCTGCAAGTGCTGATCACGGTCATCTCACCGCTTGCCGGCATGCTCTGCCGCGGATTCGGCCGGCGCTTGCCATTGTTCGCCGGCGGCGCCGTCGTCGCCTTGGGATGCGCCATGGCGCTCCGTGTCAGTTCAAACGCGACCTATTGGGCGGATATCTTCCCCCCCATCCTGTTGCTGGCGCTGGGCATGAGCCTGACGATCGCGCCGTTGACGACCCTCGTCCTCACCTCCGTCGAGTCCGATCGCGCCGGAACCGCATCTGGCGTCAACAGCGCAGTTTCGCGCGCCGGGTCCCTCTTCGCCATCGCCCTGCTCGGCGGCGTCCTGCAGCAAGGCGGTCCTCGGCTGTTCTCAGGATTCCACATGGCGATGGCTGTCGCCGCGGTCGCGTGCGTTCTTGCCACGCTCGCGGTGTTCATTATCGAGCCGGGGCGCCACGTCGACTTCATCCCGCGAGACTGA
- a CDS encoding DUF2946 domain-containing protein, protein MQILAPIAACWATTVAIVDPLQTASICHGSAGNRSGDQDRGSFAHDGLCAVCVSHAGGAVDAPRAHTVAAHPEQVLIVQWPAQAAPAWARIASNIQARGPPALA, encoded by the coding sequence ATGCAGATCCTGGCGCCAATTGCGGCGTGCTGGGCTACCACCGTCGCGATAGTCGATCCGCTGCAAACGGCCAGCATTTGCCACGGCAGCGCCGGCAACCGTTCGGGCGACCAGGACCGCGGAAGTTTTGCGCACGATGGACTTTGCGCGGTGTGCGTGTCGCATGCAGGAGGAGCCGTCGATGCGCCAAGAGCGCACACCGTCGCGGCTCATCCAGAGCAGGTCCTGATTGTTCAATGGCCGGCACAGGCAGCGCCCGCATGGGCCCGGATCGCCTCGAACATTCAAGCGCGTGGGCCTCCGGCGTTGGCGTGA
- the copD gene encoding copper homeostasis membrane protein CopD → MDWSATGVAMVAARAIHFAATAVIVGTLVFRTNIAKAALRSKENVAIPFWTQTLHLLWACLAVGVISGLVWLLLQAVSMSGLPFGEAVSADVLSTVLNETQFGRLMEVRAGLAVALAACLAFDRAALAEWLALAAGLGLAASLAWTGHAGSTLGAMGDVHLAADALHLIAAATWIGGLVSLVLFFAAARNQATAWAPVAGDAAERFSILGMVSVATLSVTGIVNAWILVGSFRGLFTTEYGRVLMLKLGIFAAMLAVAAINRFYLMPRLALPSATGVQSDSLRQLTRNSVIEIALGLTILAIVGMLGMMHPAVHLVST, encoded by the coding sequence ATGGACTGGTCCGCGACAGGCGTAGCAATGGTCGCGGCGCGTGCGATCCACTTCGCCGCGACTGCGGTGATAGTCGGAACCCTGGTCTTCCGGACCAACATCGCGAAGGCGGCATTGCGCTCGAAAGAAAACGTCGCAATTCCGTTCTGGACACAAACGCTGCACCTGCTGTGGGCTTGTCTTGCCGTCGGGGTGATCTCCGGGCTCGTCTGGCTATTGCTGCAAGCAGTCTCGATGAGCGGGCTGCCATTCGGCGAGGCGGTAAGCGCGGACGTCCTGTCGACGGTATTGAACGAAACCCAGTTCGGGCGACTCATGGAGGTCCGCGCTGGCCTGGCAGTCGCTCTGGCGGCCTGCCTCGCGTTTGATCGCGCGGCACTCGCGGAGTGGCTTGCGCTCGCGGCGGGGCTCGGCCTCGCCGCCAGCCTTGCCTGGACCGGCCATGCCGGCTCGACCCTTGGGGCAATGGGCGACGTGCATCTCGCTGCAGATGCACTGCATTTGATCGCCGCCGCGACCTGGATCGGTGGTCTCGTGTCGCTGGTTCTTTTCTTCGCTGCAGCCCGGAATCAGGCGACCGCCTGGGCACCGGTTGCGGGCGATGCGGCCGAACGCTTTTCGATCTTGGGCATGGTCAGCGTGGCCACGCTTTCCGTCACCGGCATTGTCAACGCCTGGATCCTGGTCGGCTCGTTTCGTGGGCTGTTTACAACCGAATATGGCCGGGTGTTGATGCTCAAGCTCGGCATATTCGCCGCCATGCTCGCAGTTGCCGCGATTAACCGATTCTACCTGATGCCGCGGCTCGCCCTGCCATCCGCCACCGGAGTGCAGTCGGACTCACTCCGGCAACTCACGCGCAACAGCGTTATCGAGATCGCGCTCGGACTGACGATCCTCGCCATTGTCGGAATGCTCGGCATGATGCATCCCGCCGTCCATCTGGTCTCGACCTAA
- a CDS encoding cupin domain-containing protein produces the protein MKIRIIIAATCTALAFSMAGPTNAHDSEAQTVTKNFEAAIPNVPGKSLIAVEVDYAPGAASLPHTHAKSAFIYAYVISGAIESKVNDGETRIYRAGESWSEPPGAIHSTSRNASNTESAKLLAVFVLDTYDGPLTTPIK, from the coding sequence ATGAAGATCCGAATCATCATCGCCGCCACCTGCACCGCCCTCGCTTTCTCGATGGCCGGCCCCACCAACGCCCATGATAGCGAAGCGCAAACCGTCACGAAGAACTTCGAGGCGGCTATTCCCAATGTCCCTGGCAAGTCGCTGATCGCCGTGGAAGTCGATTACGCGCCCGGCGCGGCCTCCCTGCCCCACACCCACGCGAAGTCGGCTTTCATCTACGCCTATGTGATTTCGGGCGCGATCGAGTCGAAGGTGAATGACGGCGAGACGCGAATCTATCGGGCAGGCGAGAGCTGGTCCGAACCGCCGGGCGCTATCCATTCAACCAGCCGCAACGCGAGCAACACCGAGTCAGCAAAGCTGCTCGCTGTCTTCGTC
- a CDS encoding host attachment protein, producing MAAPPAPARSGSGARHHAGSANPDGRRLDEDDFAAATAAYLNKLSLDGTIKHLVVISDPRTLGEMRKHFHRDLRGKIMGEFAKDFSRRPLEDIASLIADA from the coding sequence ATTGCGGCTCCGCCTGCACCCGCCCGCTCAGGCTCGGGTGCGCGCCATCACGCCGGCTCCGCCAACCCCGATGGCAGGCGGCTTGACGAGGACGACTTCGCGGCAGCTACGGCCGCGTACCTTAACAAGCTCAGCCTGGACGGGACCATAAAACACCTAGTCGTCATCTCCGACCCCAGGACCCTGGGGGAGATGCGCAAGCACTTCCACCGCGACCTGAGAGGCAAGATCATGGGCGAGTTCGCGAAGGACTTCAGCCGGCGGCCGCTCGAGGACATCGCCTCATTGATCGCTGACGCCTGA